The genome window TCCGATGAGAACAGGATCTCTTCCAGCATCTTCGGAGCCTTCCTTTTACTTTATTCAATTCTAATAGAACGGTGAACGCTGCACTAGGTGGAGAATAGGAGACTGATTTATGGGAAAGCAGAAGTTTGAGCGTACGAAGCCCCATGTGAACGTGGGGACGATAGGTCATGTAGACCATGGGAAGACGACGTTAACCTCGGCGATCACCCGGGTTTTGGCGGCCTACAACGGCAGCAAGGCCTTGAAGTACGAGGAGATCGACAGCGCTCCGGAGGAGCGCGCGCGTGGGGTAACGATCAACGTTTACCATGCGGAGTACGAGACGGACGCCCGTCACTATGCACATGTGGACTGTCCGGGTCATGCGGACTACATCAAGAACATGATCACGGGTGCGGCTCAGATGGATGGGGCGATCTTGGTGGTCTCTGCGGCCGACGGTCCGATGCCTCAGACGCGGGAGCACATTTTGTTAGCGCGCCAGGTAGGGGTTCCCTACATTGTGGTGTTTTTGAACAAAGTGGACATGGTAGACGACCCGGAGCTTTTGGATTTGGTGGAGATGGAAGTTCGGGAGCTTTTGAGCAAGTATGAGTTTCCTGGGGATGAGGTACCGGTGATCCGGGGTTCGGCGTTGCAGGCGATGTTAAGTGAGGACTTAAGCCGTGGGGATAAGTGGAATGGTCGGATATGGGAGTTGTTGGATGCGATAGACACCTACATTCCGACGCCTCAGCGGGAGGTAGACAAGCCGTTTTTGATGCCGATAGAGGACGTGTTCACGATAACGGGTCGTGGGACGGTGGTGACGGGTCGTGTGGAGCGCGGGCAGTTGAAGGTCAACGAGCCGGTGGAGATCGTGGGTTTACGTCCGACGCGTCAGACGGTGGCGACCTCGTTAGAGCAGTTTCACAAGACGTGTGATGTGATTTATGCGGGGGACAACGCGGGGATATTGTTGCGTGGAGTGAACCGTACGGATGTAGAGCGAGGTCAGGTAGTGGCAAAGCCGGGGAGCATTCGTCCTCACACGAAGTTTCAGGGAGAGATCTATGTGTTAACGAAGGAAGAGGGGGGCCGTCACACGCCGTTTTACAGTGGGTATCGTCCTCAGTTTTACTTTAGGACGACGGATGTAACGGGTTCGATGGTGTTGCCGGAGGGTGTAGAGATGGTGATGCCCGGGGACAACGTTCGGATAACGGCGGAGTTAATCCAGCCGGTAGCGTTGGAGGAGGGCTTGCGTTTTGCGGTACGAGAGGGCGGACACACGGTAGGAGCCGGTGTCGTGACCAAAATCCTGGATAGTGGGGAAAAGGCAGGAGGAAAGGCAGCGTATGGCAACCTATTTGCGCCGGGATAAGGTGCGCATTCGCCTGAGGGCGTTTGACCATCGTATCCTGGATCAGTCGGCAGAGAAGATCGTGGAGACGGCGAGGCGTACAGGGGCGCGTGTTTCCGGCCCAGTGTTGTTGCCTACCGAACGCCAGATCTTCTGCGTGATCCGCGGTCCCAATATTGATAAGGAGAGCATGGAGCATTTCGAACAGAGGACCCATAAGCGCCTGATTGATATTTTAGAGCCAGGGCCGAAAACGATTGACGCCCTCATGCGGCTCGATCTGCCGAGCGGTGTAGACATCGAAATCAAACTGTAGAAGGAGACATCGGTGGTAGACACAATTTTGGGCAGGAAGATCGGCATGACCCAGATTTTCAATGAAAACGGGGAGGTAGTGCCGGTCACCGTGATAGAGGCAGGTCCCTGCATTGTCACGCAGCTCAAGAGTGTTGAGACGGATGGCTATACGGCCATTCAAGTGGGGTTTGGAGAGGTGAGCGAGCGGCACGTCAACCGCCCTCTCAAGGGACACTTTCAGCGTGCAGGTGTAGCGCCAACGCGATACCTGCGCGAGATACGCACGGACAATATCGAAGAGTATAAGGTGGGCGACAGCATCCGATGCGATATTTTTCGCCCTGGGATGCGTGTGAAGGTCACCGGGATCTCGAAGGGAAAAGGGTTTCAAGGGGTCGTGAAGCGCTTCCATTTCCATGGAGCCGATATGACCCATGGTTCGATGATCCACCGAAAGCCTCAGTCAAGTGGTGCAACCGATGCCGCACGTACCTTTAAGGGAACAAAGAAACCAGGCCATATGGGGGCTAAGCAGGTGACGGTGCGCGGGCTGCAGGTGGTACGCGTGGATGTAGATAGGAATCTCATTTTCATCAAAGGGGCGGTGCCGGGGGCGGAAGGCGAGCTTGTCCGCATCCAGCGCTTGCCGATCCGCTAGGAAGGGAGAGTAAAGAGATGGCGTCAGTACCTTTGTATAATATGGAAGGCAACGAGATAGGTTCTCTATCTCTCCCGGATTCGATATTCGGTGTGGAGTTTCGTGAGGCTTTGGTGCATCAGGTGGTTGTGGCCGAGGAGGCCAACCAGCGACAAGGCACCCACGACACGAAACAGCGCTCTGAGGTGCGCGGAGGTGGAAGAAAACCCTGGCGGCAAAAGGGAACCGGTCGCGCTCGCCAAGGCTCTATTCGTGCACCGCATTGGCGTGGCGGAGGCGTGGTTTTTGGACCGCACCCGCGCGACTATCGAAAAGATCTTCCAGTGAAAATGCGGCGAAGCGCCATGCGCTCGGCGCTTTCGGCTAAAGTGCGCGAAGGCGCCGTGATCGGGCTGGAGAAATTGGCGTTCGATGCTATCAAAACAAAGCAGGCGGTGGCTCTTCTGAAAGCGTTGGGGCTTGAGTCGGAACGACGTGTGCTGATCATAGTGCCGGAGTACGATAAAACAGCGCTGCTGAGCACACGTAACCTGCCAATGGTAACGTTGCGCTATGCGCCCAATTTCTCGGTTCGCGATGTCATGGTGGCGCACAAGATTGTGCTGGTAGCCGCTGCGGTGGAGAAAATTGCGGCGGCTTGGGCGCCAGAAGAGAGTAAAGAGGAGGTAGCGGTAGTATGAGAGATCCTCATGAGATTATTGAACGTCCTCTCTTAACGGAGAAGACCAACGCTCAGGCTGGACTCAACAAATACCATTTCCGAGTGCGGCTCGATGCCAACAAATTCGAGATCGCTCAGGCCATTCAAACCATCTATGCGCACCAGGGGGTGAAGGTGCTTTCCGTAAACACCATGCGGGTTAAGGGCAAGAAGCGCCGTGCGCTGGTGCGCGGGGGCAAGCCGGGCTATAGCCCGACCTGGAAAAAAGCGATTGTAACGACAGATCGTCCTCTTACACTGTTTGAGGGGGTCTAATTCTTGAGAATGAGAGAGAAAGATGCCCATTCGTAAGCATAAACCTATAACGCCGGGGAGACGATGGCGGGCAACCCCAACCTATTCGGAGCTGACGCGCGCCGAGGGAAAGAACCAACCGGTTGAGCCGTATAAGCCGCTTCTTGAACCACTCAAGAAGAGTGGGGGACGCAATAACAAGGGGCGCATCACCGCCAGGTTTCGCGGTGGCGGCAACAAACGGATGTACCGGATTATTGATTTTAAGCGCGATAAGCTGGACGTGCCCGGCAAGGTGCTGACCATCGAGTACGATCCGAATAGAACGTGCCGTATCTCGTTGGTCGAGTATGAGGATGGAGAAAAACGCTACATCCTAACCCCTCTGGGATTAAAAGAGGGAGACACGGTTATTTCCAGCGATACGGCCGACATTCGTCCTGGCAATGCACTGCCCTTACGGGCAATTCCTGTGGGTACAACCATTCACAATATTGAGCTTTACCCAGGACGCGGAGGGCAACTGGTGCGCTCGGCCGGTACCGGGGCGCAACTGATGGCAAAGGAAGGCAAGTATGCCCAGGTGCGTCTGCCTTCCGGAGAGACGCGACTCATTCGGCTTGACTGCCGTGCCACCGTGGGGCAGGTGGGCAACCCAGAGCATGAGAATATCTCGTTGGGCAAGGCTGGGGCCACTCGCTGGCGAGGCCGAAGGGGTCACGTGCGCGGTGTGGCCATGACCCCACGGGATCACCCGCACGGTGGAGGTGAGGCGCAAAGCCCGATTGGGCGCAAGAAGGGGCCGGCCTCTCCTTGGGGCAAACCGGCTTTGGGACGCAAGACACGGCGGAATAAGGCGACCGACAAATACATTGTGCGCCGACGCAACCAAAAGTAAAGGAGGAGCGATATGGGACGTTCTTTGAAAAAGGGGCCTTATGCCGACCCGAAGCTTTTGGAGAAGGTGCGGGCGATGAACGCGCGCGGCGAGAAACGGGCTATTAAAACCTGGTCGCGGCGTTCCACCATCTTCCCCGAGTTTATTGGGCACACCTTCTTAGTGCACGATGGACGTAAACACGTTCCTATCTTTGTAACCGAAAACATGGTGGGCCATAAGCTGGGCGAGTTTGCCCCGACCCGCACCTTCCGAGGCCATGCCGGACAGCAGGTGGAACGACGGACGGGTATTAAGTGATAGGAAGGATAGAGAGAATGGCGGAAGATAAGGAAGCGGATATCCTAGAGCGCCCCAAAACACACCGGGAAAACCGCAAGAAGAATCGGCCGAGAAGGGTCGCAAAGAATCAGGCCATGGCAGTCGCCAAGTTTGTTCGGGTGCCTCCGCGCAAGGCACGCCTGGTGATAGACGAGATTCGAGGCCTCTATGCGCAGGACGCGCTTGCGTTTTTGAAATTCGTACCAAACCGAGCGGCTGGTTTTATCTATCGCGTGCTGGACTCGGCGGTGGCGAACGCCGTGAACAACCACTCGCTCGACGCAGAACGCTTGAAGGTGGTATCGGCCCGAGTGGATGAGGGGCCGCGCATCAAGCGCATTCATCCTCGGGCACAGGGGCGAGTCTATCGCATTCTGCATCGTACAAGCCACATTACCATTGTGGTGGAGGAGAGCGAGCCCAAGCCGAGACGTGTTCGTCGCGCCACTCGCTCGCGCGCCGAGGCCGCACGGGCCGCACGTGCTGCAAAGGCGGCTGAAGCGACCCCAATATCTGCTCCTGAAAC of Chthonomonas calidirosea T49 contains these proteins:
- the tuf gene encoding elongation factor Tu, yielding MGKQKFERTKPHVNVGTIGHVDHGKTTLTSAITRVLAAYNGSKALKYEEIDSAPEERARGVTINVYHAEYETDARHYAHVDCPGHADYIKNMITGAAQMDGAILVVSAADGPMPQTREHILLARQVGVPYIVVFLNKVDMVDDPELLDLVEMEVRELLSKYEFPGDEVPVIRGSALQAMLSEDLSRGDKWNGRIWELLDAIDTYIPTPQREVDKPFLMPIEDVFTITGRGTVVTGRVERGQLKVNEPVEIVGLRPTRQTVATSLEQFHKTCDVIYAGDNAGILLRGVNRTDVERGQVVAKPGSIRPHTKFQGEIYVLTKEEGGRHTPFYSGYRPQFYFRTTDVTGSMVLPEGVEMVMPGDNVRITAELIQPVALEEGLRFAVREGGHTVGAGVVTKILDSGEKAGGKAAYGNLFAPG
- the rpsJ gene encoding 30S ribosomal protein S10; the encoded protein is MATYLRRDKVRIRLRAFDHRILDQSAEKIVETARRTGARVSGPVLLPTERQIFCVIRGPNIDKESMEHFEQRTHKRLIDILEPGPKTIDALMRLDLPSGVDIEIKL
- the rplC gene encoding 50S ribosomal protein L3, whose product is MVDTILGRKIGMTQIFNENGEVVPVTVIEAGPCIVTQLKSVETDGYTAIQVGFGEVSERHVNRPLKGHFQRAGVAPTRYLREIRTDNIEEYKVGDSIRCDIFRPGMRVKVTGISKGKGFQGVVKRFHFHGADMTHGSMIHRKPQSSGATDAARTFKGTKKPGHMGAKQVTVRGLQVVRVDVDRNLIFIKGAVPGAEGELVRIQRLPIR
- the rplD gene encoding 50S ribosomal protein L4, with protein sequence MASVPLYNMEGNEIGSLSLPDSIFGVEFREALVHQVVVAEEANQRQGTHDTKQRSEVRGGGRKPWRQKGTGRARQGSIRAPHWRGGGVVFGPHPRDYRKDLPVKMRRSAMRSALSAKVREGAVIGLEKLAFDAIKTKQAVALLKALGLESERRVLIIVPEYDKTALLSTRNLPMVTLRYAPNFSVRDVMVAHKIVLVAAAVEKIAAAWAPEESKEEVAVV
- the rplW gene encoding 50S ribosomal protein L23 — translated: MRDPHEIIERPLLTEKTNAQAGLNKYHFRVRLDANKFEIAQAIQTIYAHQGVKVLSVNTMRVKGKKRRALVRGGKPGYSPTWKKAIVTTDRPLTLFEGV
- the rplB gene encoding 50S ribosomal protein L2, encoding MPIRKHKPITPGRRWRATPTYSELTRAEGKNQPVEPYKPLLEPLKKSGGRNNKGRITARFRGGGNKRMYRIIDFKRDKLDVPGKVLTIEYDPNRTCRISLVEYEDGEKRYILTPLGLKEGDTVISSDTADIRPGNALPLRAIPVGTTIHNIELYPGRGGQLVRSAGTGAQLMAKEGKYAQVRLPSGETRLIRLDCRATVGQVGNPEHENISLGKAGATRWRGRRGHVRGVAMTPRDHPHGGGEAQSPIGRKKGPASPWGKPALGRKTRRNKATDKYIVRRRNQK
- the rpsS gene encoding 30S ribosomal protein S19, with the protein product MGRSLKKGPYADPKLLEKVRAMNARGEKRAIKTWSRRSTIFPEFIGHTFLVHDGRKHVPIFVTENMVGHKLGEFAPTRTFRGHAGQQVERRTGIK
- the rplV gene encoding 50S ribosomal protein L22 — encoded protein: MAEDKEADILERPKTHRENRKKNRPRRVAKNQAMAVAKFVRVPPRKARLVIDEIRGLYAQDALAFLKFVPNRAAGFIYRVLDSAVANAVNNHSLDAERLKVVSARVDEGPRIKRIHPRAQGRVYRILHRTSHITIVVEESEPKPRRVRRATRSRAEAARAARAAKAAEATPISAPETTEAVATVVSEQRPEELVPQELEAEEMKAEATASSEPASPEGNNKEES